In a single window of the Mesorhizobium shangrilense genome:
- the flhB gene encoding flagellar biosynthesis protein FlhB codes for MSEAADKDSKTEEATEKKIRDTIEQGKLPHSKETAILLSFVAILVYCVFFVDADIAAAGAFLADFLERPEAWSLGTAEDVMQLYRVVLVEIGKMLGIFVLLLAVAGVAASALQNMPQFVGERIRPQASRISLSKGWDRLFGMAGFVEFAKSLGKLAFVIAVLSFAVNEARDRLLSGMLTNPTTFGIVIRDVLINILISITLVMAAISVIDLIWSRFHWRQDLRMTKQEVKDEHKQSEGDPIVKARLRSLARDRARRRMMTAVPKATLIIANPTHYSIALRYVRDEDSAPVVVAKGQDLVALKIREIAGQHGIPIFEDVALARSMYKQVSVDNVIPAQFYQAVAELVRIVYARKTRPPQRREMQ; via the coding sequence ATGTCTGAGGCTGCCGACAAGGACAGCAAAACAGAAGAAGCGACAGAGAAGAAGATCCGCGACACCATCGAGCAGGGCAAGCTGCCTCACTCGAAGGAGACCGCGATCCTTCTCTCGTTCGTGGCGATCCTTGTCTATTGCGTGTTCTTCGTCGATGCCGACATTGCCGCCGCCGGAGCTTTCCTCGCCGACTTCCTCGAGCGGCCGGAGGCCTGGTCACTCGGGACGGCGGAAGATGTCATGCAGCTCTACCGCGTTGTCCTGGTCGAGATCGGCAAGATGCTCGGCATCTTCGTGCTCCTGCTGGCGGTTGCCGGTGTGGCCGCGTCGGCGCTGCAGAACATGCCTCAGTTCGTCGGCGAGCGGATAAGGCCGCAGGCGTCCCGCATCTCGCTGAGCAAAGGGTGGGATCGGCTGTTCGGCATGGCGGGCTTCGTGGAATTCGCCAAGTCGTTGGGCAAGCTAGCTTTCGTGATCGCGGTGCTGTCCTTTGCGGTGAACGAGGCGCGCGACCGACTCTTGTCGGGCATGCTGACCAATCCGACCACCTTCGGCATCGTCATCCGCGACGTGCTCATCAACATCCTCATCTCGATCACGCTGGTGATGGCGGCGATCTCCGTGATCGACCTGATCTGGTCGCGCTTCCACTGGCGCCAGGACCTGAGGATGACGAAGCAGGAAGTGAAGGACGAGCACAAGCAGTCGGAAGGCGATCCGATCGTCAAGGCGCGGCTGCGCTCGCTCGCCCGCGACCGGGCGCGGCGGCGCATGATGACCGCGGTGCCGAAGGCGACGCTGATCATCGCCAACCCGACCCACTATTCAATCGCGCTCAGATACGTTCGCGACGAGGATTCAGCGCCCGTCGTCGTGGCCAAGGGGCAGGACCTGGTCGCTCTGAAGATCCGGGAGATCGCCGGCCAGCATGGAATCCCGATTTTTGAGGACGTGGCGCTCGCGCGTTCCATGTACAAACAAGTTTCGGTTGATAACGTGATCCCAGCTCAATTCTATCAGGCCGTCGCGGAACTGGTCCGCATCGTCTACGCGAGAAAGACCAGGCCGCCACAGCGCAGGGAGATGCAATGA
- a CDS encoding helix-turn-helix transcriptional regulator has translation MALPRTNLPENAPAGLHGAAPSIADLLRIGDSIASDIGASDFATFFIGAARERGRLTPALDSDYPAVSTQSTILSSSFGDEFVRHAVTSTQPSWWSGERESPATRAFETLGCARRTALGLPDVPGIAFPAYAEHGASGLIAFFGTDILLSDELTPDVHARCFRLFADMVRLGLGQVGPRPAVTQRELDCLKLTANGYTSEEIAVILGLSVHTANQYLTKVTLKLNALNRVHAVAKALRLGLIE, from the coding sequence ATGGCGCTGCCGAGAACCAACCTCCCCGAGAACGCCCCCGCCGGCCTGCACGGCGCCGCGCCTTCGATAGCCGACCTGCTGCGCATCGGCGACAGCATCGCGTCCGACATCGGCGCCTCGGATTTCGCAACCTTCTTCATCGGAGCGGCCCGCGAGCGTGGCCGCCTCACGCCTGCACTGGACTCCGACTATCCTGCGGTCTCCACGCAGAGCACCATCCTGTCGTCCAGCTTCGGCGACGAGTTTGTCAGGCATGCCGTCACGTCGACGCAGCCAAGCTGGTGGTCCGGAGAGCGCGAAAGCCCCGCCACGCGCGCTTTCGAGACGCTGGGTTGTGCGCGGCGGACCGCCCTCGGGCTCCCGGACGTCCCCGGCATCGCCTTCCCGGCGTATGCCGAGCACGGAGCGTCCGGGTTGATTGCGTTCTTCGGCACAGACATCCTCCTTTCGGACGAGCTGACGCCCGACGTGCACGCGCGTTGCTTCCGGCTGTTTGCCGACATGGTGCGGCTGGGCCTCGGACAGGTGGGACCGCGCCCGGCCGTTACCCAACGCGAGCTCGACTGTCTCAAGCTGACCGCCAACGGCTATACCAGCGAAGAGATCGCAGTCATCCTCGGCCTGTCGGTCCACACTGCTAACCAGTATCTGACCAAGGTCACGCTCAAGCTCAACGCGTTGAACCGTGTCCACGCGGTCGCCAAGGCGCTGCGGCTCGGCCTTATCGAGTAG
- a CDS encoding helix-turn-helix transcriptional regulator, translated as MPTDLASSRKRSSALGSRADLTAHLAGLGSEMGAEHYMLLAVVNDRDRSDARVIASNWVYDAIQLIGFRQLAAIALSRFSTPPGLSCLSLITANAPDLGGVLDGETARLLQVLGHTELFCLKLHVGRQRYYLLLSSSRSGTIDPARLAAAHLPLCYALSTAPDLLASASLVDPLTDRERECMFWVSEGKTTDDIGVILSVSSNTANGYIANAIQKLGSSNRAMAMATAIRSGVI; from the coding sequence ATGCCGACAGACCTCGCGTCCTCGCGAAAACGTTCATCCGCACTCGGATCGCGCGCCGACCTCACTGCCCATCTGGCGGGCCTCGGTTCCGAGATGGGCGCGGAGCACTACATGCTGCTTGCCGTCGTCAACGACCGCGACCGCAGCGACGCGCGCGTCATCGCCTCGAACTGGGTCTATGACGCCATCCAGCTCATAGGATTCCGGCAGCTGGCGGCCATTGCGCTGAGCCGGTTCAGCACTCCGCCCGGACTTTCGTGCCTCAGCCTGATCACGGCCAACGCTCCCGATCTCGGCGGCGTCCTCGACGGCGAGACGGCGCGGCTGCTGCAGGTCCTGGGACATACCGAACTGTTCTGCCTCAAGCTCCATGTCGGCCGACAGCGCTACTATCTGCTGCTGTCCTCGTCCCGCAGCGGCACGATCGACCCCGCGCGCCTCGCAGCCGCGCACTTGCCGCTCTGCTATGCCTTGTCGACCGCTCCCGATCTCCTGGCCTCCGCCTCCCTCGTCGATCCGCTGACGGACCGCGAGCGCGAATGCATGTTCTGGGTCTCTGAGGGCAAGACCACCGACGATATCGGCGTGATCCTCAGCGTGTCATCCAATACGGCGAACGGCTACATCGCCAACGCCATCCAGAAGCTCGGATCCAGCAATCGCGCCATGGCCATGGCGACCGCCATCCGCAGCGGGGTCATCTGA
- a CDS encoding M16 family metallopeptidase yields the protein MKRFFFAFFMLVSLASIGAASDDKPLETTRYTLENGLQVVLAPDRRVPKVVMNLRYRVGSMNEPAGRSGFAHLFEHLMFSGTPAWPNVFAAQAAMGNTINAWTQEDGTVYYAEGLSCGLPVILSIEADRMANLGEDVDQRELDLQRNVVKNEMRQNVLDNAGSAGWTAFWSGLFPDSHPYSRAVIGSIADLDDASLDEVRGFFDTYYVPNNAILVLVGDFAVEDAKALIEDTFGRIPTGAEVPRPSPAPTAPTKLRLDVTDRVATASVAIGFDGPPSSSDDNGDLAIASDLLGNGAFGLLRSRLVAEKGLANSVGASWTPGLLGGRFEIDATVNEGVAVETLETELRAAFEEFLSTPIDPADVARSKSTALLSAKLAIEPFDDRASAIAYATDILGDPGLALEDDRQIVAATAESVAATARKVLDLKNASTLIVRPGKRGDYPAILLESSGVPAPFQVAERPHVDVPKLEAREPGATKLPEKTTATLSNGVKVVHYQLPETPMEYVAAVAPGGWLNAPEGKEGLIDVAANMAVRGAGDRSYAALAKTAADIGANIASASGNARTAMSMAVPKGEFANGLALLADVIQRPRFDEGEWKILTTDYAQWLANRESDLPGVAARSANAVLFPKEPGRPDQDWSLDALRAMTLDDARNAFLRLFQPSTTTFYSVGSQPVEEVAQALERAFAGWKDVEAGYTALQFPSATFPAGRKVLLAPERGASQSALFIARPAPGREDPQRAEATAVMRLLGDDFNGRLNSVIREEKGYTYGTSARLMSAMKSHGGMVVEMTVGRDNTGAALKEVFKGFDSLATSAVSEEELNRTITAYRTALAATAETGRSFAGYVIDTGTLGVTLEEDHARRERVAALELDAVRKVAPDLASLTPSVIVVAGDPDVVLPQLAAIGITDVEVIQRRHVGEPAMRDAVETGGAEDADTPQPGGLPRGAGSTQPMQGCGPGTGADCPPAETGN from the coding sequence TTGAAGCGTTTTTTCTTTGCATTCTTCATGCTGGTGTCGCTCGCGTCGATTGGCGCAGCGTCGGACGACAAGCCACTCGAGACGACGCGATACACGCTGGAGAACGGACTGCAGGTGGTGCTGGCGCCGGACCGGCGCGTGCCGAAGGTGGTCATGAATCTCCGCTACCGGGTCGGCTCCATGAACGAACCCGCCGGCCGCTCGGGTTTTGCGCATCTGTTTGAGCACCTGATGTTCTCGGGCACTCCAGCCTGGCCGAACGTGTTCGCGGCGCAAGCGGCGATGGGCAACACCATCAATGCGTGGACCCAGGAAGACGGCACCGTCTACTACGCCGAAGGCCTGTCCTGCGGATTGCCGGTCATTCTTTCCATCGAGGCGGACCGCATGGCCAATCTCGGCGAGGACGTCGACCAGCGCGAACTCGACCTGCAGAGGAACGTCGTCAAGAACGAGATGCGTCAGAACGTTCTGGACAATGCCGGCTCCGCCGGCTGGACGGCCTTCTGGTCCGGGCTGTTCCCGGATTCCCATCCCTACAGCCGCGCCGTCATCGGCTCCATCGCGGACCTCGACGACGCCTCGCTGGACGAGGTGAGGGGCTTCTTCGACACCTATTATGTCCCGAACAACGCCATCCTCGTGCTGGTCGGCGACTTTGCGGTGGAGGACGCCAAAGCGCTGATCGAGGATACCTTCGGCCGCATTCCTACCGGCGCGGAGGTGCCGCGCCCGAGCCCTGCGCCGACGGCTCCGACCAAGCTCAGGCTCGATGTCACCGACCGCGTGGCGACCGCCAGCGTCGCCATCGGCTTCGACGGCCCGCCATCCTCCTCGGATGACAATGGCGATCTCGCAATAGCCTCGGATCTGCTCGGCAACGGAGCCTTCGGCCTGCTGAGGAGCCGGCTCGTGGCGGAGAAGGGCCTCGCCAATTCGGTCGGCGCCTCCTGGACGCCGGGGCTGCTCGGCGGTCGCTTTGAGATCGACGCGACGGTCAACGAGGGCGTCGCGGTGGAGACGCTGGAGACGGAACTGCGGGCCGCGTTCGAGGAGTTCCTGTCGACGCCAATCGATCCGGCCGACGTCGCCCGCTCGAAGTCGACCGCACTGCTGTCGGCAAAGCTGGCGATCGAGCCGTTTGACGACAGGGCGAGCGCCATCGCCTACGCCACCGACATCCTGGGCGACCCCGGGCTCGCCTTGGAGGACGACCGGCAGATCGTTGCGGCGACGGCGGAGAGCGTCGCGGCAACCGCCAGGAAGGTGCTTGATCTGAAGAATGCGAGCACGCTGATCGTCCGCCCCGGCAAGCGCGGCGACTACCCTGCGATTCTGCTCGAGTCGTCGGGAGTTCCGGCGCCGTTCCAGGTGGCGGAGCGGCCGCATGTCGACGTCCCCAAACTCGAAGCCCGCGAACCCGGCGCGACGAAGCTGCCGGAGAAGACCACGGCGACGTTGTCCAACGGCGTCAAGGTCGTGCACTATCAGCTCCCCGAAACCCCGATGGAGTACGTCGCGGCCGTCGCGCCGGGCGGCTGGCTCAACGCGCCGGAGGGGAAGGAGGGGCTGATCGACGTCGCGGCCAACATGGCGGTGCGCGGGGCCGGCGATCGCAGCTACGCGGCGCTCGCCAAGACCGCAGCCGACATCGGCGCCAACATCGCCTCGGCCTCAGGCAATGCGCGAACGGCGATGTCGATGGCAGTGCCCAAAGGTGAATTTGCGAACGGCCTTGCGCTGCTGGCCGACGTGATCCAGCGACCGCGTTTCGACGAGGGCGAATGGAAGATCCTGACGACGGACTATGCGCAGTGGCTCGCCAACCGGGAGTCGGACCTGCCCGGCGTTGCGGCGCGATCGGCGAACGCCGTCCTGTTTCCGAAGGAGCCGGGCAGGCCCGACCAGGATTGGTCGCTCGATGCGCTGAGGGCGATGACGCTGGACGATGCAAGGAACGCCTTCCTCCGCCTGTTCCAGCCGTCCACGACGACTTTCTACAGCGTCGGCTCGCAGCCGGTCGAGGAGGTGGCGCAGGCGCTGGAGCGGGCCTTCGCGGGCTGGAAGGATGTAGAGGCCGGCTACACCGCGCTGCAATTCCCATCAGCCACGTTCCCTGCCGGCAGGAAGGTGCTGCTGGCGCCCGAGCGCGGCGCCAGCCAGTCGGCGCTCTTCATCGCGCGCCCGGCGCCCGGCAGGGAGGATCCGCAGCGCGCCGAGGCCACGGCCGTCATGCGACTGCTGGGAGACGACTTCAACGGCAGGCTGAATTCGGTCATCCGCGAGGAGAAGGGCTATACCTACGGGACGTCGGCCAGGCTGATGTCGGCGATGAAGTCGCACGGCGGTATGGTCGTGGAGATGACCGTCGGGCGCGACAATACCGGCGCTGCGTTGAAGGAGGTGTTCAAAGGATTCGATAGCCTGGCGACGTCTGCGGTCAGCGAGGAAGAGCTCAATCGCACGATCACCGCCTATCGCACGGCTCTTGCGGCGACGGCGGAAACCGGCCGCAGCTTCGCCGGTTACGTGATCGACACGGGGACGCTCGGCGTCACGCTGGAGGAGGATCATGCCCGGCGCGAGAGGGTCGCGGCCCTCGAACTGGATGCAGTGCGCAAGGTGGCCCCGGATCTCGCCTCGCTCACGCCTTCGGTGATCGTGGTGGCGGGAGATCCCGACGTCGTGCTGCCGCAACTCGCCGCGATCGGCATCACGGATGTCGAGGTGATCCAGCGCAGGCACGTCGGAGAACCGGCGATGCGCGACGCGGTCGAGACGGGCGGCGCGGAGGACGCGGATACGCCCCAGCCGGGCGGCCTGCCGCGCGGCGCCGGGTCGACGCAGCCGATGCAGGGATGCGGTCCGGGAACAGGCGCGGACTGCCCGCCCGCGGAAACGGGGAACTGA
- the tagH gene encoding type VI secretion system-associated FHA domain protein TagH, whose product MTITLTIDNLDSLPDGGPTRFQAHNRSFEIGREQHLDWTLPDPGRYISGRHCEVRYENGAYWLYDTSTNGVFVNGSSQRVKSPYRLENGDRLSIGHYVIDVALQVDERPAQEPIASPSPAPANGDIWSVDGPAPRPVDRRGFMPEASRRREADFSDQFLEFPEIRQPERPERESPGADAWDARPSPPASRSASTGEIDPDAAQRPPGRDAGSVDTANTPPPVDPSAMRPMPGPAERRAAGVHVQPAFPPRIPAGQAQAGPSSASAFLAAFAAGAGVSPEALRSRNPEELAFEIGEFVKFSVDNLRQLLKARAAAKTMTKSASRTMISASDNNPLKFVPGTPEAIEVMFAHNRPGYLDAKHSLDQAFADLKRHDLATYAAMQKALAKLVEEFAPDAIEQKVASAAFPLKKSRAWDAFVAKWEERDAGENGMLDTFLDYFAEAYDQASGGKKADKD is encoded by the coding sequence ATGACGATCACATTGACGATTGACAATCTGGACTCGCTTCCCGATGGCGGGCCGACCAGGTTCCAGGCCCACAACCGCAGTTTCGAGATCGGCCGGGAGCAGCATCTCGACTGGACCCTTCCGGACCCGGGCCGCTACATCTCCGGCCGTCACTGCGAAGTCCGCTACGAGAACGGCGCCTACTGGCTCTACGACACCTCGACCAACGGGGTTTTCGTCAACGGCTCGTCGCAGCGCGTCAAAAGCCCGTATCGGCTGGAGAACGGCGACCGGCTCTCGATCGGCCACTATGTCATCGACGTGGCGCTGCAGGTCGATGAGCGGCCGGCGCAGGAACCGATAGCCTCGCCGTCGCCCGCTCCCGCCAACGGAGACATCTGGAGCGTCGATGGCCCTGCGCCCCGCCCTGTCGACCGGCGCGGTTTCATGCCCGAAGCCTCGAGGCGGCGCGAGGCCGATTTCTCGGACCAGTTCCTCGAGTTCCCCGAGATCCGGCAGCCAGAACGACCCGAGCGCGAGAGCCCGGGGGCGGACGCGTGGGACGCCCGGCCGTCGCCTCCCGCCAGCCGTTCCGCATCGACTGGCGAGATCGATCCGGACGCTGCGCAGCGGCCGCCCGGCCGCGATGCCGGCTCCGTCGACACCGCCAACACACCCCCGCCGGTCGATCCGTCGGCCATGCGTCCCATGCCTGGCCCGGCGGAGCGTCGCGCGGCCGGTGTCCACGTGCAACCCGCCTTCCCTCCGCGCATTCCAGCCGGCCAGGCACAAGCAGGCCCGTCGTCGGCTTCGGCCTTCCTCGCTGCGTTTGCCGCCGGGGCCGGCGTCTCCCCGGAGGCGCTGCGCAGCAGGAATCCGGAGGAGCTTGCCTTCGAGATCGGCGAGTTCGTAAAATTCTCCGTCGACAATCTGCGACAGCTGCTGAAGGCGCGCGCGGCCGCGAAGACGATGACCAAGAGCGCAAGCCGCACGATGATCAGCGCGAGCGACAACAACCCGCTGAAATTCGTTCCCGGCACGCCCGAGGCCATCGAGGTTATGTTCGCCCACAATCGGCCGGGCTATCTCGACGCCAAGCACAGCCTCGACCAGGCATTTGCCGATCTCAAGCGCCACGACCTCGCCACCTATGCGGCGATGCAGAAGGCGCTGGCCAAGCTGGTCGAGGAGTTTGCGCCCGACGCCATCGAGCAGAAGGTCGCCAGCGCAGCGTTTCCCCTGAAGAAGAGCCGCGCCTGGGACGCATTCGTTGCGAAATGGGAAGAGCGCGATGCCGGCGAGAACGGCATGCTCGACACTTTCCTCGACTATTTCGCCGAAGCCTACGACCAGGCCAGCGGAGGCAAGAAGGCCGACAAGGACTGA
- a CDS encoding DUF6931 family protein translates to MATRLRFTTARELFDAFPTASQDMKAEPTDEPSLDFCRARLAGKVPEDAITFCAYLLPRRVAVWWGHECLTQLPDLLDEQDRRMLALARDWVSEPEEDRRYAALNEGMAAREKTPGVWIALAAGWSGGNIAPAGMEPVASQVFFTPKAVNAGILFMLARVAIADRAAVLSGFVEMGINLAETS, encoded by the coding sequence ATGGCCACTCGACTTCGCTTCACCACTGCCAGGGAACTGTTCGACGCCTTTCCCACGGCGTCCCAGGACATGAAGGCCGAGCCGACCGACGAGCCGTCGCTCGACTTCTGCCGGGCCAGGCTTGCCGGCAAGGTGCCGGAGGACGCGATCACCTTCTGCGCCTATCTCCTGCCGCGACGCGTCGCGGTGTGGTGGGGTCACGAGTGCCTGACCCAACTGCCGGATCTGCTCGACGAGCAGGACCGCCGGATGCTCGCACTGGCGCGTGACTGGGTGAGCGAGCCGGAGGAGGACCGCAGATACGCGGCCCTGAACGAGGGTATGGCCGCGCGCGAGAAGACGCCCGGCGTCTGGATCGCCCTTGCAGCCGGTTGGAGCGGCGGCAACATCGCACCGGCCGGCATGGAGCCGGTGGCGTCCCAGGTCTTTTTCACGCCCAAGGCCGTCAATGCCGGCATCCTGTTCATGCTGGCGCGGGTGGCGATTGCCGATCGCGCGGCCGTGCTTTCGGGTTTCGTGGAGATGGGGATCAACCTCGCGGAGACGTCGTGA
- a CDS encoding type VI secretion system Vgr family protein — translation MASPYKQDRRYGELHTPLEENELVLRRFDGIEAMSDLFEYRVEAISHKIEPNFDRAIGRNCTVTLKPVGGDPRHFDGILTEVQLIGIEDKDFVYRLILRPWLWMMSKRTNCLIFHDKTAPQIIADIFDANSGFAEYRQVLTEDYPVKEYCVQYRESDMAFVCRLMEENGISYHFLHEKGKHTLVMGDGASAYGDVPGSTRKYVPTEQEHWRDAEHFNVWRPERRFTSGKATLEEYDFKKPTTELRAEKSNASDHGNGELEMFDFPGKYEKQEDGKKLANWWLESEQAADQHFFASGNCVTCPPGYLVTLADHPNTDHNQEYLILRATHSYSAQYYGSTGRLDQEGYHGSHELMSSKRAYAPPIVTPMPHVHGPQTATVVGDGDIDCDEYGRILVRFHWDRAEDQSMRVRVGQVWASQNWGGIFIPRVGMEVIVDHLEGDPDQPIVIGCVYNDNNMPPYDLPSEKNKAGWKSQSTPYGPGYNEIMMDDTTGDELVRLHAQRDLESKIENDERRKVGMNRTTNIGVIDKLDVGMQLNITAGMQISMTVGASTIVMTPASIDITSPVINVTATSALNLTSAMAMNSTAGMSMTSTSGLSMNLTSGLLIQATSGVMTSSMAGVVNELKSPIIKLTGIPIISPV, via the coding sequence ATGGCCAGCCCGTACAAACAGGATCGGCGCTACGGCGAACTTCATACGCCGCTTGAAGAGAACGAGCTCGTTCTTCGCCGCTTCGACGGCATCGAAGCCATGAGCGATCTGTTCGAATACAGGGTGGAGGCGATCAGCCACAAGATCGAGCCGAACTTCGACCGTGCGATCGGCCGCAACTGCACGGTGACGTTGAAGCCAGTTGGCGGCGACCCTCGCCACTTCGACGGCATCCTCACTGAAGTCCAGCTGATCGGGATCGAAGACAAGGACTTTGTCTACAGGCTCATCCTGCGCCCCTGGCTGTGGATGATGTCGAAGCGCACCAACTGCCTCATCTTCCATGACAAGACCGCGCCTCAGATCATCGCCGACATTTTCGATGCGAACTCCGGTTTTGCCGAGTACCGTCAGGTCCTGACGGAGGACTATCCGGTCAAGGAATACTGCGTCCAGTATCGCGAAAGCGACATGGCCTTCGTCTGCCGGCTGATGGAGGAGAACGGCATCAGCTACCATTTCCTCCACGAGAAGGGAAAGCACACGCTCGTCATGGGCGATGGAGCCTCGGCCTACGGCGACGTGCCCGGCTCGACCCGCAAATATGTCCCCACCGAGCAGGAACACTGGCGCGACGCCGAGCATTTCAATGTCTGGCGCCCGGAACGGCGGTTCACCTCGGGCAAGGCGACGCTGGAGGAGTATGACTTCAAGAAGCCGACGACCGAGTTGCGCGCCGAGAAGTCGAATGCCTCCGACCACGGGAACGGCGAACTGGAGATGTTCGATTTCCCCGGCAAATATGAAAAGCAGGAGGACGGCAAGAAGCTGGCCAATTGGTGGCTCGAAAGCGAGCAGGCCGCTGACCAGCATTTCTTCGCCTCGGGCAACTGCGTCACCTGCCCGCCCGGCTATCTGGTGACGCTGGCCGATCATCCCAATACGGACCACAACCAGGAATACCTGATCCTGCGCGCGACGCACTCCTACTCCGCCCAGTACTACGGGTCGACCGGCCGGCTCGACCAGGAGGGCTATCATGGCAGCCATGAGCTGATGAGCAGCAAGCGCGCCTACGCCCCGCCCATCGTGACGCCGATGCCCCACGTGCACGGCCCGCAGACGGCAACCGTCGTCGGCGACGGCGACATCGATTGCGACGAGTACGGGCGCATCCTGGTCCGCTTCCACTGGGACCGCGCCGAAGATCAGTCGATGCGGGTCCGCGTCGGCCAGGTCTGGGCCTCCCAGAACTGGGGCGGCATCTTCATCCCGCGCGTCGGCATGGAGGTGATCGTCGACCACCTGGAGGGCGACCCGGACCAGCCCATCGTCATCGGCTGCGTCTACAACGACAACAACATGCCGCCCTATGACCTTCCGTCCGAGAAGAACAAGGCCGGCTGGAAATCCCAGTCGACCCCCTACGGCCCGGGCTACAACGAGATCATGATGGACGATACGACAGGCGACGAGCTCGTCCGCCTGCACGCCCAGCGCGACCTGGAATCGAAGATCGAGAATGACGAACGGCGCAAGGTCGGCATGAACCGCACCACCAACATCGGCGTGATCGACAAGCTCGATGTCGGGATGCAGCTCAACATCACGGCCGGCATGCAGATCTCGATGACAGTCGGCGCCAGCACCATCGTGATGACGCCGGCTTCGATCGACATCACCTCACCCGTCATCAATGTGACCGCGACATCGGCGCTCAACCTGACATCCGCGATGGCGATGAACTCGACCGCCGGGATGTCCATGACGTCGACGTCCGGCCTGTCGATGAATCTCACCTCCGGTCTGCTCATTCAGGCCACCTCCGGGGTGATGACGTCGAGCATGGCCGGCGTCGTGAATGAACTGAAGAGCCCGATCATCAAGCTGACCGGAATACCGATCATCTCGCCGGTGTGA
- a CDS encoding OmpA family protein: MRVPLSVLLFTSALAATPALGQSTQTSKDIIEFFAAAADLGASRGICVGTEEECKAKASAQVTPAQTGLDMLINFDLDSSDLTPDARTKLGEFAKALSDNRLKSHSFLVEGYTDASGSAQYNDGLSERRAQSVTTFLLANGIEESRVTAVGKGETNPRVADPYDPVNRRVEMRINLQ; encoded by the coding sequence ATGCGGGTTCCATTGAGTGTATTGCTGTTCACCAGCGCGCTGGCGGCTACGCCTGCCTTGGGGCAATCCACGCAAACCTCCAAGGACATCATCGAATTCTTCGCAGCAGCTGCCGATCTCGGCGCGTCGCGCGGAATTTGCGTGGGCACGGAAGAAGAGTGCAAGGCCAAGGCCTCGGCGCAGGTCACTCCGGCGCAAACCGGTCTCGACATGCTCATCAACTTCGACCTCGACTCGTCCGACCTGACCCCTGACGCACGGACGAAGCTCGGCGAGTTCGCCAAGGCTCTGAGCGACAACCGGCTCAAATCACACTCGTTCCTGGTCGAGGGCTACACGGACGCGTCGGGTTCGGCCCAGTACAATGACGGCCTGTCGGAGCGGCGCGCTCAGTCCGTCACCACATTTCTGCTGGCCAACGGAATCGAAGAATCCCGCGTTACCGCTGTGGGTAAGGGCGAGACCAACCCCCGGGTTGCGGATCCTTATGATCCGGTCAACCGGCGCGTCGAAATGCGGATCAATCTGCAATAG